The genomic stretch TTTATAACTGTCTGCAGTTTAAACTAACACATCAAACATGGaatattgaaaaacatttaCTTTCATGAAAAACTTCgatgaaaaaaaagagagagaaagaattTCGGTGAATTTTATGTTACATATTCTGGAACAATTGAATAGATATTAACTAATATTTGAAACCGTATTATAATATGTACAAACAACATTATTTgaattcaataataatattttccttAACACATTTTGCCATCTAGTTCAAGCTTACGTTGTACACTGCGGGTGGTAATATAACAGTGTTGCTTTAGCGCAGTAACATGACTTCATTCCCACGCGGTGGTTCCCGCGGACTAAGATGTTGACCATGCATGTTAGCTGaagtctctttttctttttttgaatttttttttttcaatcttctCTCTAGAGCTTTTAACAAAGCCTGTTTTGAACCAATGCTTCTCAGTATGCTACGAAGGCTCTTTTTCGATggaaaatggtttaaaaaaccCTCAAAGAACCTCTCGaagattttttttgaaaaaaaaaaaagattaaactgCAGCTCAAAAAATATGGCACCTTTTTGCGCTTACATGGGCAAAAATATCTCATGAATAAGAATAGCAAAATGCGCGATCCCAAACAGCGATTTCTTGCCAATTTTCACTACTGAAAGAACTGAACCGCACCTAAGCGGGGTATGTAAATTTTGATCGTACCGACACTgtaaatcattatttttgttgatcaaaaaacaaaaagtgaaaaagacaTTTTGGgatgaaaatgttttaaaacatatttcaaaacgctctcatagatcCCAATTTGTGGATTTCATGTCATCGTGATGTATTGGACACGAAGCAGtgagaccttgaaaaatgggtgCGAGCCTCcttagataggtagatagatagatagatagatagatagatagatagatagatagacagagaTAGACTGGGATTTATTGAGTCACTTCGCAAAATAAACTGAATTGTGCAACTTTACAAATTaatctaaaaatatctttagctaaggaaaaaaaagagaaaataaaatacatcACTAATCACTACGTTATAATTAACGCTAACCCGACTTCTTCATTTTTATGATCAAAGACTGCGTTTTGAAGTCCCCAAACAGCCAAACGTTATTTCTCTTCAtaatttggctaaaatttggcGTACCCGGTGGAGAATCAATTGAACTGAGCAAGCTTTTTTTCTATGGAAGTCATATGAAGTCCCCTCGATGAAAGGCATGATAGTCCGCGGATTTACATTTTATCTCTCGTCACATTTTTGAACGTTTCTCAATCAGCAGTACAAAGCGAGAGCACCGTTAAGTATTAATCTTGATCATTAGCCCAGTATACAATATCCTAAGAGCTGACAATTTGAGGGAACTGGGGTGTTACTTTGCGCGATATGGCTTAAACACGAATTTTTTCTTACATGTATTTCTGTAACTGAAACCAGGCAAGACTGGGTATTTTTGGTGAAAGTCTATTTGCAGAATGTTTCAAACATTCTGCAAATAGTTTCTTCTGAAATAACCCTGCCAGTAAAAAAATGTCTTATTCCTGTTGTTTaatattgattttaatttttgccatgtTATACTTTACATCAGAGTACATGTGATCAGATACCCTGCAGAAATGGTGGCACATGTATCCCGGTGTATGAGAATAACAGCTACGCTTGTCAGTGTCCTCCGATCGCTGAAGGCAAACATTGTGAGGAAGTACAATGGACGGCATTTTGGTGGTATGACGCGAACACAGCTTGGCCCGACTGGGAAGAAGACGTGCTCAAGTACGACTTTGGTCACTGCAATTCAACGGATCCCTACTGTTTTGGACGCCTTCCCTGGTCAGCGGTGGAAGATTCCACCGAGATGCTTGCTGTTGACTCGGAAAACACCGTTTACAAATGGCAATTCAACTCCAGCAATGATGTTGCTCATGCAGTCTGGCGCGCATTCCATGATCACCAGCACATATATTATCAGGAAGTGGTAAATCGGCAAGAATGGGCACCAGAGGTGTTGAGTGGTAATTCACCGGAGAAAGCTCAAGATTCATTTATGTACCGTGATCAGAATGGCATCAGATCGATCCTGCTTGATGACGACAACTGCAATTGCTTTTCGTCTCTGAGTTTTGGCCGTGGCTTGTGTTATGATGATGGGAGTTATTACTCGAAAGGCGTAGATACACTTTATGACCCAAGCTGTAATATGCCACGAGCTGGTGTTGGACTGACTCTGTACTTTCGTTCTTTATACTAGACCAAAGCTGCTCAGAATCCATTTCCGAGGAAATGGTCAAAATGTTCAGGGTAGCATGAGGCACAAATCGATGTCTGGTCCATGTCAATAGTGACAATGTAGGAAACTGTAGAAGTTTACTAGTTTTTGTATAGCTATGGTTTGAATTCTATTATACATAGCGAACCACACTCTGTTTTCActcaaatgattttattattcattcaaaatattttcccaattctgattggctaaagttactgatgaccaaatttggaagaattttgtgtttaacgaggaaatgacgtcaaaaatgcagcgttttcgcaggttaaggcaccgttaaccaagaagacctgggcacgaggttgagttgttttgatcagtgaacttgaaaaatggcggacatttcactcgtttcaagagtaagaactaggcgaaaaaatagctaaaaacatgacaagaacagcaagaagacaactcgaaggacgacatctgctatttggagaatattttcggagctggacaaacctaaacgtgcactatcgaagatgaacttaacatcgatggatcgatggagatAAGCATGTTTTGGCAATGTTTTTAAATTAggaataattttgaatgaataataaaacaattattgaattcggctttcatatcatatgaagaattatggagatctccgagggtgttatctgtcgaggccgtaggccgaggcggataacaccctcctcgatctccataatccttcataagatactcagcctcattcattaattgttaaataatgcCCGATTGACCATCCTAGTGCACTTCCGTTTTTGGTaaaattctttcttttataATATATCACCAAAAGGTGAGATTCCCCTTTTGCACAAATTGAGGTTTTCTCTGACTGCTAATCGCAACGTACAGTAATGTTATCAGCAATAATGATACATTGAAGACTCGAaccttgaaaaaattgaaaatactgTAACTTTTAACAAAGATAAATCAAACTCCTAGTGTTTAACGACCCTCGGCACCATCCATATCTGCTAATAAGGAAGGGTTAACCGATATTGGTTCACTCCAGTTCCGTCTCGTGGATCTGTACGTATTTTATCACCAATACAAGCAGGAGTTAGCGTGAGACTTTTAGGGTGTACTCACGGAAGAGTGGCCTTGGCCCAACGTCGAAGGCAAAacatcgaacttttcatgagacgaaccatgcaaactctaatttgggtcaacctaaattaagttaataTCTTCTGTTGGGTTTGACGtcaaaccaatcaactgaatcagaccaaaaagtaattttaatattttttctcttgaacaaggctaaatatacattatcatacaaagtTTTAACTCGtcagtttagttcgtcgcatgcaAATATCGaagtttgtcccggagacgatcttctTCACGTTCGTGTTCGAAGATACAAACTCATTTAGGTGAAcataactgagccagacgtcgaataTTTCATGAACAACATATCGAAGTGCATCGAAGACGATGTGAGACCAACCTCTCTCACATGCCAGCTCGCTAAAGTGCTGGAGGGTTCACATTAGCTAGATTATATCCATCTATTGTAGGCAACCTCGATAGAAACCAATTCGCGGTGGCTGGTAAATCAACCGAGCAGGC from Porites lutea chromosome 1, jaPorLute2.1, whole genome shotgun sequence encodes the following:
- the LOC140930591 gene encoding uncharacterized protein, with amino-acid sequence MAVENSFKHFSVASTCDQIPCRNGGTCIPVYENNSYACQCPPIAEGKHCEEVQWTAFWWYDANTAWPDWEEDVLKYDFGHCNSTDPYCFGRLPWSAVEDSTEMLAVDSENTVYKWQFNSSNDVAHAVWRAFHDHQHIYYQEVVNRQEWAPEVLSGNSPEKAQDSFMYRDQNGIRSILLDDDNCNCFSSLSFGRGLCYDDGSYYSKGVDTLYDPSCNMPRAGVGLTLYFRSLY